In Burkholderia pseudomultivorans, the DNA window AGCTGCTCGAACGGCTCGATCACGGCGAACTCGACCTCGTGCTCGCGATGGGCCACGCGCAGCGCGTGGACGCCGAGCCGCTGGTCACGCTGCCGATGGCCTGGATCGGCCCGTCGGGCCGCGACATCCGGCCGCGGCCCGGGATGCCGCTCGACCTCGCGCTGTACAAGCCGCCGTGCATGTTCCGCAGCGCAGGCACCGATGCACTCGACCGCGCGGGCATCCCGTGGCGGGTCGCCTATACGACGGGCAGCCTGCAGAGCCTGTGGGCGGGCGTCGCGGGCGGACTCGGCATCACGCTGAGAACGATGGCCGGCGTCCCGCCGACGCTGCGCCGGCTCGGCGAGCGCGAGGGCCTGCCGCCGCTGCCGTCGGTCGAAGTGTGCATTCACTCGGGCCAGCGGGACGCGCCGCCGGCGCTCGCCGGCCTGAAGCGCGTCGTGGTCGACAACCTGATCGCCAATCTTGCCGACACGCGGCAGGAACCGGGGCTGCTCCCCGGGTAGACGGGGCCACGGATATCGCGCGCCCCGCCGCCGCGGTCCGGGCCACTCTTTTATAATGCGAACGATATTCATTTTTCTTTCGCAGCCGTCATCCCATCATGCGTCTCTCGAATCTGACCAAACACACGCCGGCCCTGGTCGAGCGTGTCGACGATGCCCAGCCCCACGACCCGATCGCGCAGCGGCTGCGCGATCTCGGCTTCGTGCGCGGCGAGCCGGTGCGCGTCGTCGCGTGCGGGCCGTGGGGCGCGGATCCGCTGCTGATCCAGGTCGGCTCGACGCGCTTCGCGCTGCGTCGCGCCGAAGCGGAACGCGTGAGCGTCAGCGTGCCGGAGGACGCCCGGTCATGAGCGCCAATGCATTGCGTGTCGCGCTGGTCGGCAACCCCAACTGCGGCAAGACCGCGCTGTTCAACCAGCTGACCGGCGGGCGGCAGAAGGTCGCCAACTACGCGGGCGTCACGGTCGAGCGCAAGGTGGGACGTTTTGTCGCGCCGTCGGGCCGGCAGATCCAGGTGCTCGACCTGCCCGGCGCGTACAGCTTCGATTCGACGAGCCCCGACGAACGCATCACGCGCGACGTGCTGCTCGGCCGCCATCCGGGCGAGGCGCCGCCCGACCTGGTGGTTTGCGTCGCGGATGCGACCAACCTGCGCCTGCACCTGCGTTTCGTGCTCGAAGTGCAGCGGCTCGGCCGGCCGGTCGTGCTCGCGCTGAACATGATGGATGCGGCCGAACGCCGCGGCATCCGGATCGACATCGACGTGCTGGCGCGCGAACTCGGCGTGCAGATCGTGCAGACCGTGGCGGTGCGGCGCGGCGGCGCCAGCCGGCTCGTCGACGTGCTCGACCGCGCCGTCGCGAACGCGCCGGCGGCCGCGCCGCCCGCGGCAGACGACACCGACGACGACACGATCCACGCGCGCGTGCGGGCGCTGCTCGCGGCGGCCGTCGTGATGCCGCGCGCGACCGACGTGCGCGACGACCGGATCGACCACTGGGCGCTGCACCCGGTGTTCGGGCTCGTGATCCTCGCCGCCGTGATGTTCCTGGTGTTCCAGGCGGTCTATTCGATCGGCAAGCCGATCACCGACGCGATCGGCGACGGCTTCACGTGGCTCGGCGCGCTGGCCGGCGCCCATCTCCCCGACGGGCCGCTGCGCGGTCTCGTCACCGACGGCCTGATCGGCGGCCTCGGCACCGTGCTCGGCTTCCTGCCGGAGATCCTGGTGCTGTTCCTGTTCATCCTGGTGCTGGAGGAATCGGGCTACCTGCCGCGCGCCGCGTTCCTGCTCGACCGGATGATGGTGTCGGTCGGGCTCACCGGCCGCTCGTTCATTCCGCTGCTGTCGAGTTTCGCGTGCGCGATTCCCGGCGTGCTCGGCACGCGCAGCATCACCGACCCGCGCGACCGGCTCGCGACGATCCTCGTCGCGCCGCTGATGACGTGCTCCGCGCGCCTGCCGGTCTATGCGCTGCTGATCGGTGCGTTCATCCCGTCGCAGCGCGTGCTCGGCATCTTCAACCTGCAGGGCGTCGTGCTGTTCGCGCTGTATGCGGCGGGGATCGGCGGCGCGATGCTCGTCGGCTGGATCATGAAGAAGCTGCGCGGCCCGCAGGGCGAGCACGCGCTGCTGATGGAGCTGCCGTCGTATCGCCTGCCGCGCGTGCGCGACGTCGCGATCGGCCTGTGGGAGCGCGGTTCGATCTTCATGAAACGGCTGACCGGCGTGATTCTCGCGCTCACCGTGCTGATGTGGTTCATCTCGACGTTCCCGTCGCCGCCGGCCGGCGCGGTCGGCCCCGCGATCGACTACACGTTCGCCGGCTACCTCGGCCGCGCGCTGCAGTATGTGTTCGCGCCGCTCGGCTTCAACTGGCAGATCAGCCTGTCGCTGATCCCCGCGTTCGCCGCGCGCGAAACCGCGGTCGCCGCGCTCGCGACGGTCTATGCGGTGAGCGGCGGCGACGCCGATATCGCGAGCGTCGGCCACGCGCTCGTCGCCAACTTCTCGCTCGCGAGCGCGCTGTCGCTGCTGGTCTGGTTCGCGTTCGCGCCGCAGTGCATGTCGACGCTCGCGGTGATTCGCCGCGAGACGGGTTCGTGGCGCAACGTCGCGATCTCGTTCGGCTACATGTTCGTGATGGCGTACACGGCGTCGTTCGTCACCTACCAGCTCGCGAGGGCGCTGACATGAGCGCCGGCCTCGTCGCGCAATACGCGGTGATCGCCGCGCTGGTCGCGGCCAGCGCGCTGTTCATGTTCCGCAAGCTCGCGCCGAAGCCCGCGTCGCGCTGCCAGCGCGCCGTCGCGCTCGCGCTGGTTCGCACGCGCGCGCTGCGCTGGCTCGGGCAGCGGCTGATGCCGGGCGCGGCGGCTGCGGCCGATTGCGGCGACGGCTGCAGCACCTGCGGCGCATGCGGCACCGACGGCGACGCGACGCCGTCGGCGAGCGGCGAACAGCCGCTTACGTTTCATTCGCCCGCACGGCGGCGATGAAACCCGCGATCGGCCTGCGTCCCGCCTGCGCGGCCGACCTGCCGTTTCTGCTGACGCTGCGCCGGCTCACGATGACCGCGCATCTGCAACGCGTCGGCGCCCCCACCGACGACGACTCACACCATCGCCGCATCTCGGCGCACTTCGACGACGCCGCCATCATCTGCGAAGGCGATCAGGCAATCGGATTGCTGAAGGTCTCGCGGTCCGCCGACGAATGGCACATCCATCAGCTCCAGCTGATGCCTGCGCATCAGGGCCGCGGCATCGGCCGCGCCGTGCTCGGCAGCGTGCTCGCCGACGCGGCGCGCGCGAACGTGCCCGTCTCGCTCAGCGTGCTGCACGGCAATCCCGCGCGACGGCTGTACGAGCGGCTCGGCTTCCGGCTCGTGTCGGAAACGGCCACCAGCGCCCGCCTGGTCTGGCACGCGTGACGGCTCGCGCGCGGCCGACAATCGCCGCACGCCGCCGCGTCGGCATCGGCAGTCAAGGCGTCCAGCGATAAACGGTGATGCTGCTGCCCTTCACGTTGTTCTTCGTGACCACATACTCGCCGTTCGACCGACGATAGGCGCGCACGCCGTACATCGAATCGAGTGCGCTGCTCGCATCGACGGTGCTGCTGCTCGTGTTGACCAGCGTGGTGTCGAGCTTGCCGGTGGACAGGTTGAACGCGTCGATGTTCGGCAACGCCGCGCCGCTGCCGCCGAACCAGTAGCCGACGAACAGATGGTTGCCGGCCGCGTCGAGCGACTTCGCGCCGCTGTGCGGCAGCGTGATCACCGGGTTCGGCTGCGTCGTGTTGCCCGCGCTCCAGCCGTGATACACCTCGATGCGCGTGCCGATCGCCGTCCAGTCCGTGCTGCCGGGGACGCCCTGCGCGAGGATCATCGTGTCGCTGTCGGCGAGGTAGACGATGCGCGTCAAGGGCTGCACGCTCGCGGGGACCGGAATCGCGACGGGCCGGCCCCACGCCGGCTTGCCGTCCGCGTCGAAGCCCGTCAGCGGGTAGTGGTAGATCGCCCCGGTCTTGTCCAGGCCCGCCCACACGTCGCCCTTGCCGTCGAGGCTGAAGCCGCTCGTGACGCGCCGCGTCGTATTGAACGCGGGCCCCGGAATCGACGCGTCCGGAATGGCGATGTAGCCGTTCGCCTGGTTGAAATGGAAGAAGTAGAAGATCGGCGGATTCTGCCCGGCGGCGACCAGGATCCGGTTCGCGCCAACCGAAACGACTTGCCCGAAATGCTCGTCGCGCTGCACGTCGTTGACGTCGATGCGCGGATCCGACGGATAGGTGAACGGATCGACCGTGTTCGCGACGAACACGCCGCCCGCGCGGCCCGAGTAGATGTGCGTGCCGCCGTAGAACAGCGTGCCGTCGGTCGCCGGGTCGGGGGCGGCGATGCCCTCGAAGTTGAGCGCCTGGAGCGTCCAGCGCAGGTTGCCGTTGCGGTCGTACGCGTGGATGTCGGTCGCGCCGTCGCGGCCGAGGTCCCAGCTGCCACCCCACGGGTTGTTCAGCACGTACAGGTTGCCGGCGGTGTCCTTGCCGATCCCGACGATGCGCGTGAACCGCTTCGCGCCGAC includes these proteins:
- a CDS encoding DUF6587 family protein, encoding MSAGLVAQYAVIAALVAASALFMFRKLAPKPASRCQRAVALALVRTRALRWLGQRLMPGAAAAADCGDGCSTCGACGTDGDATPSASGEQPLTFHSPARRR
- a CDS encoding LysR substrate-binding domain-containing protein; amino-acid sequence: MTLPNLDMDALRTLLAADRLGSLNRAADRIGRSQSAVSQQMRKLETQVGQPLFRRQGRGLVPTAAGELLLSYARRMLELNDEAVQAIRGSALEGAVRFGLPGDFAESWLPTALGQFKRTHPAVRVEIVVERNGQLLERLDHGELDLVLAMGHAQRVDAEPLVTLPMAWIGPSGRDIRPRPGMPLDLALYKPPCMFRSAGTDALDRAGIPWRVAYTTGSLQSLWAGVAGGLGITLRTMAGVPPTLRRLGEREGLPPLPSVEVCIHSGQRDAPPALAGLKRVVVDNLIANLADTRQEPGLLPG
- a CDS encoding FeoA family protein, with amino-acid sequence MRLSNLTKHTPALVERVDDAQPHDPIAQRLRDLGFVRGEPVRVVACGPWGADPLLIQVGSTRFALRRAEAERVSVSVPEDARS
- the feoB gene encoding ferrous iron transporter B, coding for MSANALRVALVGNPNCGKTALFNQLTGGRQKVANYAGVTVERKVGRFVAPSGRQIQVLDLPGAYSFDSTSPDERITRDVLLGRHPGEAPPDLVVCVADATNLRLHLRFVLEVQRLGRPVVLALNMMDAAERRGIRIDIDVLARELGVQIVQTVAVRRGGASRLVDVLDRAVANAPAAAPPAADDTDDDTIHARVRALLAAAVVMPRATDVRDDRIDHWALHPVFGLVILAAVMFLVFQAVYSIGKPITDAIGDGFTWLGALAGAHLPDGPLRGLVTDGLIGGLGTVLGFLPEILVLFLFILVLEESGYLPRAAFLLDRMMVSVGLTGRSFIPLLSSFACAIPGVLGTRSITDPRDRLATILVAPLMTCSARLPVYALLIGAFIPSQRVLGIFNLQGVVLFALYAAGIGGAMLVGWIMKKLRGPQGEHALLMELPSYRLPRVRDVAIGLWERGSIFMKRLTGVILALTVLMWFISTFPSPPAGAVGPAIDYTFAGYLGRALQYVFAPLGFNWQISLSLIPAFAARETAVAALATVYAVSGGDADIASVGHALVANFSLASALSLLVWFAFAPQCMSTLAVIRRETGSWRNVAISFGYMFVMAYTASFVTYQLARALT
- a CDS encoding GNAT family N-acetyltransferase is translated as MKPAIGLRPACAADLPFLLTLRRLTMTAHLQRVGAPTDDDSHHRRISAHFDDAAIICEGDQAIGLLKVSRSADEWHIHQLQLMPAHQGRGIGRAVLGSVLADAARANVPVSLSVLHGNPARRLYERLGFRLVSETATSARLVWHA
- a CDS encoding SMP-30/gluconolactonase/LRE family protein, which encodes MVDKKRIRVILFAAALAAIAPAGVAQNTTDWLANTYGTLAAHVGNTARSMWVSPEGVIYTASMWDEDEGGVAIYQNHRSLGSIGAHGEFQGSAITGNATSIFAALQPGKTYGSGAVGRYNRATKVRDRLIQISAATNQPRVDVVTGLATAGSLLYASDFYGNRVRVFTTDGVWQRDIGVSGPGALALDGAGNLWVAQKSAGTIVEFAPNGALLNTIRMAGESRPSSLFFDASSQQLMVGDEGPDMNIKRYDVSSRPTLAGTFGVQGGYLDTTTGIKGQVGAKRFTRIVGIGKDTAGNLYVLNNPWGGSWDLGRDGATDIHAYDRNGNLRWTLQALNFEGIAAPDPATDGTLFYGGTHIYSGRAGGVFVANTVDPFTYPSDPRIDVNDVQRDEHFGQVVSVGANRILVAAGQNPPIFYFFHFNQANGYIAIPDASIPGPAFNTTRRVTSGFSLDGKGDVWAGLDKTGAIYHYPLTGFDADGKPAWGRPVAIPVPASVQPLTRIVYLADSDTMILAQGVPGSTDWTAIGTRIEVYHGWSAGNTTQPNPVITLPHSGAKSLDAAGNHLFVGYWFGGSGAALPNIDAFNLSTGKLDTTLVNTSSSTVDASSALDSMYGVRAYRRSNGEYVVTKNNVKGSSITVYRWTP